Below is a window of Chloroflexota bacterium DNA.
ATCACGTCCACCTGCAGATGCGTCGCCTCCCCCAACCGCATGATCACGCCTTCCCCAAACCGCTTCTGCAGGTTCGCCAAGGTCGTGTCCAAAGCGCGCTTCCGTCCGTCGTCCATCGCGAGCACCTCCCTCATGCGTCTC
It encodes the following:
- a CDS encoding DNA recombination/repair protein RecA, translating into MDDGRKRALDTTLANLQKRFGEGVIMRLGEATHLQVDV